The Venturia canescens isolate UGA chromosome 4, ASM1945775v1, whole genome shotgun sequence genomic interval ATGGAAGACTCCACACAATGGACCAAGTATCGACGGACAATCAAACGAACGAGCATCAAGCGATGGATGTCGTATCCAGCAGCATGAAATCCGTCACCGAAGACTCCGACGCTGCCCTCGACATTTTACAGTGCCCTGTTTGTCAGTTCACGACATTTAACAGGTAAAGAAGTTTTCTCTTCTTGCATCAAGAGGGATCTATTTTGTGTTTATTCGTATAGACCATTGTCTTCGTTGCTCGATAACGAAGTCAGCGTTGCTCTACGATTAGCTTAGTTTTATTCGATGGTTATTTAACGATGAAGCTTTTTATtatgaattatgaaaaaaaagaattggaaaagcgggaaagaaggagaaatttgtctcattgaaaaatggaCGTTCTCCGATAATGATGCACAGCCGCGGACCATGTTTGTAAGtagtatgaaatttttttttcagattacaGTTCAGTGAACACCTGGCGACACATTACGCAGCGAACTGCGAGATGCCAAAATTCGGGAACTCTCTGTTGAGCCCCGACGACGATCACAGCCAACAAGCGCAGTCGCATTATCAGCAGATGGATCACTCGATGAACGCAATGGACGAAGAGAGTCGCGCCTCGCCGTCCCAAGGCGATCGGTCGGAGCAGGAATCCGAGGAAGCTGATGAGCCGGGGCTGCGCGTGCCCCGCGTCAACTCCCAGGGAAAGGTCAAAACGTTTCGTTGCAAACAGTGCAACTTTGTTGCGATAACGAAACTCGAATTTTGGGAGCACAGTCGTGGCCACATAAAAGCAGAAAAATTGTTAACGTGCCCAAAGTGTCCTTTCGTCACCGAATACAAGCACCACCTCGAGTACCATTTGCGCAATCATTTCGGCTCGAAACCCTTCAAATGTGACAAATGTTCGTATTCCTGCGTAAACAAATCGATGCTCAACAGTCATTTGAAATCGCACTCGAACGTATATCAGTACAGATGCGCCAATTGTTCGTACGCGACGAAATACTGTCACTCGTTGAAGCTGCATTTGAGAAAATACAAGCACAATCCCGCAATGGTGCTGAACGCCGACGGGTCGCCGAATCCCTTGCCTATTATCGACGTTTACGGAACGCGACGCGGACCCAAACAGAAGCCTTCCGGGGGCTCGAACAACGGCAAACCGAACGACGAGAGCATCGGTTTGGGGCTCCAGTCGTCGGATCAACTCCCGGTCCAGGCCCAATTGTCGCCGATAAGCCGTAACCACGTGTCCCTCAATCCGATGAACGCGATTCATGCCTTCGGCAACAACGTCAATCAGGGAGTAATGACCTTTCCTTACGGCCAGTTATTCGCCGGTTTTCCGATGGCCACCAATCATTACCCGGTGAGCGACGAGTCCGCGGAGAAGCACCTGGAGAACCTGAAAACGAATTTATTCGCCGAGTACGCGAAGATGATGGCCAACGACAAGATGAGCGCCGCCGAGTACAACCAAGACTTCATTTCGAGCGTCCCTCTCACAAGCGTCAACAACAACGGTCCGAAAATAAGTGAAATCCCGATGTCGCCGAGTGACTCGGAAAGAAGCAACGGGACGACCAAAAATATATTATCGGCGACGACGTCCCGGGCGAGTCCAATTGTTTCATCGGAAAATCACAAGTTCACGCCGCTCGATTTGAGCAAACCGGAAGGAATAGCGAGCGAGCATTTCTCGAACATCGACGAGTCGAACGGCGACGATTCTGAAATCCTCGggaacaacaacaataaccgGACGAGCGCCAACAGCACCAACATCCAGAGCGATGCTCCGGGCCCGAACAGCGCCTGTTCGAACGTCAATTCGCCCAAAACATCGGGAACGAGCAGACGCAAAGGAAGAGCGGTAAAGCTCGATCGGAGGGTCGTCGAGGACGAGACAGTTGAAGAGAACGACAGAGAAATTGAGAAAACAGAGAGTCGGGAAACTCCGTCGTCGAAAAACGCGAATGAAACCGCGAATGAAACCGCGAACGTAACGAACTCAAAGGAGGCCTCGCCGGACAGGAACCTCGGTGGGATCGGCAAGAGTAACGAATTTACTTGTCAGTATTGCGAAATTGCGTTTGGCAATGTCGTCATGTACACCGTACACATGGGTTACCACGGTTACAAGGATCCCTACACTTGCAACATGTGCGGCCACGAATGCGATGACAaggtttctttctttctccacaTTGCGAGATCAAAGCATTCGTAGTTCGGTCGACCGATTGttgtctttcatttttttaaaaattttcttatttttattacttttgttTATCGGTTAAGCGAACTTTTTTCGAGGGTTCTCATCTTTAGCGTGCTCCCGAACAAAAAgccaccttttttttcttactttttttgtttcgatccCATCGGGTTTACCCGGCATACATTTATGTTCGCTATAACATGCAAAATCAAGTAGTTTATTCGCTGAAGATGCACCATTATTTACAACGCGTCGCGACAGATTTAAATAGAATCTCTGCGTTCTAGTCaaagaaaataacgaaaaaaataacaaaaaaaaattaacaatcgACACCGGGCAGACGCTGTGAGCGTAGAACACAGCTCGGGGTGCAATTTAAACGTAAATCATGGATAATAGTGGGTATTTCGAGCCGATGACGTTACTTTATAGAaatgtagatttttttttccttttttcttctcccctctTACGTTTTAGGCGCTTCTCATCTGACTTTTTGATGTTCATGTTTGTTTTCATATTCTCgacattgaattttctttcgagAACTTCGATCGAATGTGAATATTTTGATGCGAAAAGACGAGTCTCAGAGGTCGCTCGATTCTACTTAAACTactaattattataattattctgTAGCGTAGCGTTAACACGTGCGGATTGTAATATCTCATGGTTGAACATTGCGAACGCGTGTCTTCAACTTTGCTCCCTCGGCTCTTCGAGCCCTGTATCCAGAGCGTTCGACGAGATTCGTTGCTGCCCATTTGGAACGAGCCTTCGCACggcgtggaaaaaaaacgatgagaaGGCTTCATCCCCCGCGAATCCGACGACGGACAATTTTTACTTTGATCCTTTCACATTGATGAGCTGGACGCCCGCAGTCCGTGCTCAGACgagtacaattattttttcttttattttttcgatgatgCCAATTTTTGTAGATCTTACAAAGTGACCCGGGGGGCTTTTAAGGGTTGATCGTCCGAGTCGGGTTTTTTTTGCGCGGCAAATGAGAAACCGATCGTTTTTCTTCCGGAAGTACGAAGAGCTCGTAGACGAGTAACGAGTTAACAAGTCCGAGGATTCTCGTCCTCCCCCTTATAAATTGCCCGAGCCAAGTGCTCAAGTTACTCGGACGTTGCCTTCGCTTGGAACTCAGACAACGATCATGATTACaagattcattacgaaaagggaggaaaaaaactgtttgaatTATGAAGACTGATGAACGGGTCAAACATTACCGAGCTTCTGATGTCACATTCGCCTATTCATGACACTTCCATCCCTCCTGCGACCAAAGTGTCGAATAAACGTTTCTTTTACAACGCTGATGAGACACAAATATCCATATACTAATTATACACAAGTAAAACGTAGTTTGATCACATATGTTTTCACTttcgtatagatatataaatatgtatatatatataaatatatatatgtacaatcgtacataaaaatggttttgaTGGATGTTGGAGCGACGATATTGACTTCGCAGATGAGCCGAAACTCGAACGGTTCTCGTGTTACAACCTTTTCGTTTGGCTGCACCGAAAACTAAATTGCTGAGAGTCATATTAGCTGAAGCggtgaaattttctttcattcgtgGTATTTCGACGGTCGCTCGACCGAgatcttttcattttcgacGATTCTTATCGATTTTAATTACAAACATGCTGAGACCCTTTTCGAACGATTCGAACCATTTTATTTTACCCGattctttttgaaaattacgaaaagTGGGGTTCGGCCACTAAaagttgtttttctttcaatacttAACCGAAAACCCGGAAGAAAGTGAGGATTATTTCCCTCAAAAGTTTCATCACTTCAGCCTTCGATTTCTCTTTTCCGATTCGTTTCCGGTCGCGCTTCACCACAAAAAGACAAAAGTTTGTAACATATCCGGACGAAAGCTTCCGTATCGTTGCTCTCGAGCTCCGCTCGGACACCCAAGTACCTTGAGCTTCGCACACGCGCGCATCCTGCACCGAGAATCGTGCGGCTCGCAGTgtgaaaatcatatttttttagtttccaTTGTGCGTGACTATTTGGGAATGTCGCAACAGAGCTCACCGAATGTTTATCCTGAAAacgtatatttttcttacGCTCGTGCCGACAGAATTTAcacaattatatatatatataaaaaaaaaatagattttacAACCGTTTTTGGTATATgtatcgatcgaaaaattcggCAATAACGAGAACAagctataaatatatatgtgtgtatatatatatagatacgtaTATCCGGCTCGACGCAACAAAAGGTTTGGCAAATTGATTGGtactcgaagaaaaaagtggtaGAAAAAGTAGCCAAGGAATCAGTATCCCGGTGCAATTTCAACTTGCTCAATGAATTTTACCAAAAACTTGCGAATTCTCTGACCGAAAATGGTACAAGAATCGTCAAGTTTTCGATAAAAGCCTCCAACGAAAGGAACGTTGTCAGGAAATTTGAATtgcaccgaaaaaaaaaaaacgccgtCGTTGTTCGATTCTTACGACGAAAGAATTCTCGAATTCAATCTATTCCTAAGCTGCTTCCTTCCCATTGAGAGAAAACTATCGAATATGCCGATCGTAAAATCGAGCCACGGATATACGCGTATATATAACAATGAGATCATCATCTCATTTCCGAGTCTCGAAAGTCCGATACAAGTGTACATGTTCGTATATGAATAGATAGAATATATATTAAATATAAGAGTatatatgatataaatatattttttgaatcgtCAAGATCTATTGCTGCTTCGAAGATATTATACGAAAAGCTGTGAAGCATTTTCTCCGCCGGGGAGTAGTATACCGTCTGTCCAAATTTCACTTCCTCAAACCTTTTATTGAGGATTTATCATGCGGGAATGATGTATGTGCATGTGCATATACTTACGTACACATGCAAGGCTGAAGACTCGACCGGTCACGGtagatcgaattttcattaatttgctCACCCGAGCTACTCAAACCcgttgattttttcgaatggaaaactTTGTTCGAGGATTCGAGACGTTTTCCTTGATTTCGTGGTATCTGAgaatcgtacaattttttgttattttttgtttttccccaTCGAGTCGCCCGACGTAGACACTGCGAAAGAAcggaatgatttttcttttttttttccgagaacgcccaatttctttttttttttttatttttttattttttattacacaTCGTTGCGTGACGCGAATCGAATTTTCTTCCGATGAATGAACGCCGTTTGCAGCACGTCGTTTGAGTTCACAATTACTGCATTCGTTGAATTTACTGTGTCATCGTTGCAACGCGTTTATTCACCGGATTATGGTATGTCACTCACGAATGAAAGAGCGTAAGAGAATCGACGCTCACTCGAGATACCACGAGATTGGTAGCGTTACCACGTAACGAGGAAATGTCGCATGAACGCTATACCATCGATTAAAAATATACTTACGGAAAAAGGTGAATGCTTCATGACTCAATGATGTAAAGAGATCTCGTATACTTAGAATTTAAGGTAACTCGATACGATGTAATAAATCAACATTCCCTCGCTCATGTAACTCCAAATACATAAATTATTTATACAATTAATTTTGCATTCTCTTTCGTCCTGCCAACACACCCGTTCCTCGAATCGCCGGCAGACCACCGCTCAGATCAGCATTGAAAAGTGCTCCTTTTCAATCGAATATGAAAACGGCTACGGAAATAAAAAGCAATGACTTTCCTCGTACTTATGATTGAAAAACTAGCTCGCTATGATCGTGCGGAAATTTCAACCACAAAGAAATTGGATCTACGGAGTCTTGTagttcttaaaaaaaaaaaaaaaaaaaaaaaaaaaat includes:
- the hb gene encoding protein hunchback is translated as MRGNWEAAEALVLAPSQQHQLQQQQQNIMEDQRLPLHSPTTPAWGGGINDRIVKEEPVEDKNDDSGVSPGHYTSNSVSPRSRRSSSTANCSLSPGSATSQDSNAMQCGRFDYSPQSMYKNCDAAIAYGRLHTMDQVSTDNQTNEHQAMDVVSSSMKSVTEDSDAALDILQCPVCQFTTFNRLQFSEHLATHYAANCEMPKFGNSLLSPDDDHSQQAQSHYQQMDHSMNAMDEESRASPSQGDRSEQESEEADEPGLRVPRVNSQGKVKTFRCKQCNFVAITKLEFWEHSRGHIKAEKLLTCPKCPFVTEYKHHLEYHLRNHFGSKPFKCDKCSYSCVNKSMLNSHLKSHSNVYQYRCANCSYATKYCHSLKLHLRKYKHNPAMVLNADGSPNPLPIIDVYGTRRGPKQKPSGGSNNGKPNDESIGLGLQSSDQLPVQAQLSPISRNHVSLNPMNAIHAFGNNVNQGVMTFPYGQLFAGFPMATNHYPVSDESAEKHLENLKTNLFAEYAKMMANDKMSAAEYNQDFISSVPLTSVNNNGPKISEIPMSPSDSERSNGTTKNILSATTSRASPIVSSENHKFTPLDLSKPEGIASEHFSNIDESNGDDSEILGNNNNNRTSANSTNIQSDAPGPNSACSNVNSPKTSGTSRRKGRAVKLDRRVVEDETVEENDREIEKTESRETPSSKNANETANETANVTNSKEASPDRNLGGIGKSNEFTCQYCEIAFGNVVMYTVHMGYHGYKDPYTCNMCGHECDDKVSFFLHIARSKHS